In Alphaproteobacteria bacterium, the sequence ACGCTAAGGCGGTCACGCCGCTGTGTTCGACCTATTTCAATGTCATCGGCGACGAGATCGAGTGGAACGACATCGTCGTGATGTTCGCCGGTGCGGGCGCGGATTGGTCGGGTGCGTCGTTCTTCCCGGTGACCGCGCGCGACGGCGGCGGCCCGCTCGACAATCCGACCGCGCGTTTGCAATTGCGCGCGCTGGAGATGCGCATCGACGAAGATCGCCTCGTGCTCAACGAAGGCAATTTCTTCGACAAATGGGGACGGCGCCTCAAAATTGAGGAAGCTTGATGCGCCGAGTCTTGCGCATCGTCGATACCGGCGTGCGGCCCTCGCGCTGGAATGTCGCGGCGAGTGCCGCCCTTGCCGAAAGCGGCGACGAAGGCCTGCTGCGCTTCCATCGCTATGTGCCTTGCGTATTGCTCGGCAACGGTCAGAAATTCGCCGATGCCGCGCGCAAGGGCCCGTGGGAAATCGCGCGGCGCGTGACAGGCGGCGGGGCCGTCTATATGGATCCCGGCATTCTCGCCTGGGACTTATTTGTCGATGGGCGCGACCCGAAAGTCTTTGCGGCGACCGTGGGCAAGGCGATCACCTCCGCCGTCACGCAACTGGGTGTGCGCGCTGACTACGTATCGCCGCACGACGTGCGCGTGGGCGGCGAGAAGATTTCGGGTTCCAGCGGTCTCGTCGCGGGCGCGCGCTTGATGCTTCAGGGCACGCTGGTCGCCACGCTCGATCGCGAGGCTTTCGCCAAAAGTCTGGTGATGCCCGGCCCCGTGCGCGTCGCGTCGCTGTCGGAGTTCCTGACGCCGCTGCCGCCGATGGACGCGATCTTGGAAGCGGTCGCGGATGCGCTCTGCGCGGCATTGAATAGAGATGCCGCACCCGGCGATCTGACCGATGCGGAGAACGCGGCGATCGACGCGACGTATCGCGGCGAGATCGGCACGGATGTGTTCGTGTTCGGGACGGAGGCGTCATGCGCCGCCTCCTGATCGTGTTGATGAACACCGACCCGCGCAATCCGGAAGAACTCGGGGCGCCGTTCTATCACGCGTCGGTCGCCGCCGCGATGGACTACAAGGTCGACGTCGTGTGCACGGCGACGGCCGGCAAACTGCTGCTGAAGGGTGTTGCGGAGAAGCTCCGCACGCGGCCCGACTCTCCGCGTTCGGTGCTCGATTGGATCCGCGAGGCGCATGGGCACGGCGTGAAATTCTGGGCGTGCCCGGCCAATCTGGAACTGTTCGGCGTCACCAAAGACGATCTGATCCCCGAATGCGAAGGCGTAATGGGGGCCGCCGCCATGATCGAGCAGATCATGGAGGGCGACGGGCGCGTATTGACGTATTAGGATCGCGCCATGGCGACGATCGACGGCATCGAATATCCCGAACATCTCCATTACGACGTCGACAACCAGATCTGGTACGAGGATCTGGGCGACGGCACGTTGCGCGCCGGGTTCACGCCGATTTCGATCTCGCTGGCGGGCGACGTGCTGGTCTTTACGCCCAAGCGCGTGGGCCGCGATTTCGAGAAAAACCGCTCTTTCGCTACGATCGAATGCGGCAAATGGGTGGGGGCGGCGCGCGCCGCGTTTCCCGGCATCGTCGTGGCCGCCAATCCCGAGCTCGACAACCGACCGAAATTCCTGAACCTCGACGCGTTCGGCAAAGGCTGGATGCTGATCGTCCGGCCGTCGATCCCGAATTGGCGCGACGGCCTCGTCACCGGCAAGGCGGTGCAGACGGCCTTCAAGGATTGGATCGACGCCGAAAGCTACAAGGATCGGACCGACGGATGATCCAGCGCGCGGAAATCATCCGGCACGATATCGTCCTGGTCGGCGGCGGCCATGCGCATGTCCAAGTCATGACCGCTTTCGGCATGGACCGGCCGGCAGGCATGCGGCTCACGCTCGTGACCGACCGTTTGCTGACGCCGTATTCCGGCATGTTGCCGGGCCATATCGCGGGCGCTTACACGCATGACGAGACTCATATCGATCTGTGGCGCCTGGCGCGCGCCACGAACACGCGGTTGATCCACGCGCCCGCGACCGGGCTCGACCTCGCCGAGAAGCGTGTCGCCTTTGCCGATCGCCCGGCGCTGAATTTCGACACGCTATCGATCGATGTCGGGATCACACCGGACGTATCGGCCATTCAAGGGGTCGCCGAGCACGCGCTGCTCGTCAAGCCGATCTCGACCTTCCTGGCGAAATTTGAGGCGGCGTTGCACGCCAATCCGCGCCCCAAGCGTTTCGCCATTGTCGGCGGCGGGGCGGCGGGGTTCGAGCTTGCCTGCGCATTGAAGGCGCGCCTCGCGCGCGACGGGATCGCGGATGCGGAAGTCGCGTTGCTCAGCGGCGCCAAGCTGATGCCCACGCTCAACACGGGCGTACGCCTGCTCGCAAGGCTGGCGCTACGTAGACACGCGATCGCGTTCCACAGCGGCTTCCGGGCGATCGAAGTGACGGCGACAGGTGTGCGTGCCGATGACGGGCGTTTCCACGAGGCCGATCTCGTGCTCGTCTCGACCGCCGCACGCGCCCCGTCCTGGCTCGCCAAGACGGGGCTGAAGCTGGCGCCGGATGGCTCGATCGCCATCGGTCCGACCTTGCAGGTCGAGGGTCGCGACGACGTGTTCGCCGTCGGCGATTGCGCGACAAGGGAAGACGATCCGCGCGAAAAGGCCGGCGTGTTCGCCGTGCGCCAAGGCCCGATCCTGGCGAAGAATCTCCGCGCCCGCGCGACGGGCGAAAGTCTGGAAGCGCACAAGGCGCAGACGGATTTTCTGGTTCTGCTCAATACCGGCGACGGCAAGGCGATCGCGGGGCGCGGGCGCTATTTCGCCTGGGCGGGCGCGCGGCTGTGGCGCTGGAAGGATTCGATCGATCGTCGCTTCATGGCGATGTTCGCCGAATTCGGGCGCAATATGGCGCGGCCCGCCTCGGCCGAGGAAATCGCGTCGGGCAGTGCCATGCGCTGTGCGGGTTGTGCGGCCAAGATCGGCCCCGATCCGTTGGCGCGCGCCTTGTCGCGTTTGCCTGTGGCGCCTGGCCCGCGCGATAAAATTCTGGTTGGGCTTGGCGACGACGCGGCGGTGACGGAGATCGCACCGGGGATCGCGCAGATCGAAACGATCGATCAGATATCGGCGATGATCGCCGATCCCTATATGTTCGGCGAGATCGCGGCGCTCCATGCGATCAACGACGTGCTGGCAATGGGCGGCGACCCCACGCGCGCTATGGCGTTGGCGACGGTACCGCGCGCCACGCCCCGCATCGTCGAATCCGATCTGGTCGCGTTGCTGGCGGGTGCACGCAAGGTGCTCGATGCGCAACGCATCGCGTTGATCGGCGGCCATTCGGGCGAGGGCGAGGGGTTGGCTTTCGGCCTATCGGTTGTGGGCCGCGCGTCGCCCGAAGCGCTCAAGCCCAAGACCGGCCTGGTCGCGGGCGATGTGTTGATCCTGACCAAGCCGATCGGCGTGGGGCTGATCATGGCCGCCGATATGCGCGGCGCCGTTCACGCCTCGGTCGCGACGGCGGCGATCGAGGCGATGCGCCGTTCGAATGCCGACGCGCTGCCGATCCTCGGCCCTATCGCCAATGCCATGACCGACGTGACCGGTTTCGGTCTCGCCGGGCATTTGATGGAGATGCTGCGTCCCGGCCGTTTGGAAGTGCGCCTCGATCTGGGCGCGATCCCGTTGCTGCCGGGGGCGCTCGATCTCGCCAAAACGGGTTATCGCTCGACCCTCACGGCGCAGAACGCCGTGCAGGGCGGGATGCTGCGCCGGGAGGCGGACGGCGCATTGCCCGACGCGATCGAAGAAGCGCTGCTGCTCGATCCGCAAACCTCGGGCGGGTTGCTCGCCTCCGTGCCCGAAGCGGCGGCGAAGCAAGCGCTCGGGTTGCTGCACGCCGCCGGTTATGCGCAAGCCGCGATCATCGGGCGCGTAAACCGCCGCGATACGCTCGACGTCGCGATCTTCTGCGAAGGCGCGTTAGCGTAACGATTTCCACGCGGCGGCGAGCTTATCGGCCGCCGCGTCGATCTGCGCTTCGGTCGTCGAGCGGCCGGACGTCAAGCGCACGGCGCCCAACGCGACATCGGGCGCATAGCCCAAAGCCAGAATGATGCTCGACGGTTTGCTGTCGCCCGCATGGCAGGCGGAGCCCGTCGAGGCGAAGACATCGGGCAGGCGCGCCAGAATGTCGTTGCCCACGGCATCGGGGAACAGCACGTTCAGCGTATTGGGCAAAGTCGCCGCGCCGGCGGCGACGCGAATTAAGTCAGGTACGGCGGCCGATAGGCGTGTCCATAACCGCTCGCGCAACGCTTCCAGGCGTTTGGAATCATCGGCGAGGCGCTTGGCGGCGATCGCGCAGGCTTCGCCCAGCCCGGCGATATAGGCGACATTCTCCGTACCCGGGCGGCGGCCTTGTTCCTGGCCGGCCCCGTCGAACAGATTGGGCACGTTCAGCACGCGACGCAGATAGAGCGCGCCGATGCCCTTGGGCGCGTACAGCTTGTGGCCCGCGATGGTCAGCGCATCGACGCGCCATTGCCGCACGGAAACGGGAACCTTGCCGAGCGATTGCGACGCGTCGGCGTGGACGGGAATTCTGAACTTCGACGCCAGTGCGGCGAGTTCGCCGACGGGTTCGAGCGTGCCGATCTCGTTCTGCGCATGGATGATCGTGACCAGCGCTGTCGTATCGTCGATTTCGCGCGCGGCGACGGAAAGATCGACCACGCCGTCGCGATTCACGGGCAAGCGGACGACGCTATAGCCGCCGCGTTCCAGGCGCTTGCAGGCATTCTCCGTCGCCGGATGTTCGACGACGGAGGTGACGATCTTGCGCCGTGCGGGCGGTGCGATCTCCGCGAAGCCATGAATCGCGTGATTGCTCGCTTCCGTGCCGCCGCTGGTGAAAACGATATCGGCGGGATCGGCATCGATCAGTGCGGCGACCTGCTCGCGCGCCTTGTCGATGGCGGCCTTGGCGCGGCGGCCCAGATCGGTCGTCGACGACGCGTTGCCGTATTCGTCGCGCAAATAGGGCAGCATCGCCGCGAGGACGTCGTCAGCGACCGGCGTCGTCCCATTATTGTCCAAATAGATGGGACGATCGCCGGTCATAACGCTTGTCAGGCCGTGATCGGCTTCGAGGTGATCGTATAGGCGAAGGCGTCGGGATCGAGGCAATCCAAACGTTCGCCGGCGAGTTCGGCCTGCGGATACATCAGGAATTCGACCTTCGGCCCCTTGGAACCGGGCAACGCCACGTCATGCGCGACGTTATAGGCGGCCCAGTTCATCTCCCACGCGCCGAACAGCGCCTTGCGCGCGGAAACGACGACCGCGTTGTCGATGGCGAGCTTGCCCGGCGGTTCCTCCAGGATCACCTTGCGCACGTCGGCGGGGTCCACGGGCGTCCAGCCGAAACCGTCCAGCCACACTTCGGCACGGCAATGCTGGGCGCGGGTGATGTTGGCAGAACCCGCCCCGAGGCTGCGATAGCCGAAGGCCGACGGCGCCACGCGCAGACCATAGACGTCGCGCGCGGGCAGACCCGAAGCGCGGGCGAGGCCGACGAACAACGCGTTCAAATCGGCGCATTTACCGGTGAGGTCGCCGATCTCCAGCATGTTCTTGATGTTGCCGACGCCGCAGCCGCGCGTCGCCGGATTGCGCGCCGTGTTCTCGACGATCCATTGATAGATCGCTTCGGCCTTCGCGATATCGGTCGTCTTGCCCGCGGTGATGCGATCGGCGGTCGTCTTGACGATGCCGTCTGTCGCGATCAACTCGGTCGCCGAGAGGTTCAGCGTGCGCTCTTCGGTCGTGAGTTGCGTCACGTTCGTGGGCTTGGCGAGGTCGATCGCGCGATCGCGCGTCGAGAAACGGCTGACGACCTCAACGACCGGGGCGCGCTCCGCCGGATCCCACTCGACATGTAGGAACTCCGCGCCATATTTCGCGTCTTTCTTAACCGTCGTCGCCTTGGCATTGCCCGACCAGGTACTGCCTTCGGGGCGGAACCAATCCTGCGCCGTAAAATTCGGCAGCGGAATCCAGGCCTGGGCCTGGCCGTTTTTGGCGTCGATCTTCAACGCCGTGGTCATTTCGAATTTGCGCCAAGCACCCGGTTGCGGGGCAAGCGGGGCGGGGCTTTGCGCGGCGGCGAAACGCGGCGCCAGCGCGCCGGCGGCCAAAGCGGCGGTGCCCATCAATAAACTACGGCGATCGGTCGAGATCATTCTTTGGCTCCCGTTGTTATGGCCCAAACGACGCCGACGGCCGTATACGGCGACGCCGCGCGCCGGTCTCCCGGGCCGATTATGGATGAACCGCAGCTTGGCCGTTGGGAACCGCGCGAAGGCGGTTCGCGTCGCCCCGACACGCGGGGACCGGCGGCACAGTGCTACCGTGAACTCTAGGTTTCGCTTATAGCCAAGTCAATGACCGTCGGGCGGGAAATCCGCGCCGCGGGCCACCGCTTCCCAGCGCCGAAGTTCGTCGAGCGCATCTTTCGCGACCGTAACCGCGCGCGTATGGGCCTGCGCGCCGAGCACCAAGCACGCCGGCGGCGTTTCCGCCAGCATTGCCGCACGGATCGCCTCGGCCGCGCGGACGGGATCGCCCGCTTGTGTGCCGTCGATCGCGCGCACCGTGTCGCGTCGTTTGCCGGATGTCGCGTCGTAGATCGGTAAGCGCTGTGCCGCTTCCACCCGGCCGGATCCCGCGATCGCGGTCCGGAACGCGCCGGGCTCGACGACCATCACCCGGATGCCGAAGGGACGCACTTCCTCGGCCAGCGCGTCGGACATCGCGCGCAACGCCGCCTTGGTCGCGGCGTAAAGCCCCGAACCCGCCGGACCCTTGCGTGCGGCGATGGAACCGATATTGACGATCCAGCCACTTTGGCGCGCGCGCATATGCGGCAAGGCGGCGCGGATCAAACGCAAACCGGCGAAGAAATTGATCTCGAACAGCCGCGCGGTTTCGGCCTCGCTCGCTTCCTCGATCGAACCGAGCAAGCCCTGGCCCGCGCAGTTCACCAAAACGTCGATATCGGCCAGATGCGGCGCCATCGCCGCGACGGCGGCGGGATCGGCGAGGTCGAGCGGCAGCGCCCGCGCGTTCGGGCTCGGCGGCGCGCCGACATTGCGGCCGGTGAAGGTCGCGCGTTCGCCGTTCGCGATCGCCGCATCGACCAAGGCGCGGCCGATGCCGCTGGTCCCGCCGGTGACGAACCAGGACCGCGCCGTCATGTCAGTCGAGCCCCATCACGCGGCGCATCGTGTTGTCGATATGCACACCCATCGCGTCGGCGGCGGCGTAGCGATCGCGCCGCGCGCAAGCCGCGACGATGGCGAGATGCTCGCGGATCGTCAGCGCCATGAAGCGTTCGGGCCGCACTTGCGTGCGGCGGATCAGGCGGATCTTCAGCGCGTTGACGCGGTAGGCGTTCTCGATCAGCGGATTGCGCAAGGCGGCGATGATCGCCGCGTGAAGCTCGCGATCGACGGCGTAATAGCGCTCGCGGAACGCGGCGTCTGGCTGGGGCGTCACCTCGGCCAGCACGGCTTCATGCGCGCGTCGATGGGCGGCGAGTTCGTCGTCGGAAGCGCTCGTGCAAAACTCCATCACGGCACCGCATTCGACGAAGCGGCGCAGCTGGAACGCGTTGCGGATCAGCGACACGTCGACGCTGGCGACTTTGAAGCCGCGCTGGCGCGCCGTCTCCAACAGGCCTTCGCCGATCAATTGCGCGATCAATTCGCGCGTCGCGCGTTCGGGCAGATTGGTCAGCGCCCCGATCTCGCGCTGGCTCAGGAACTGGCCGGACTGGATCGCGCCTTCCATCAGCCCGGTCTCGAACGCGTCGTAGCCGCGCTCGCGCTGCAAGGGCGGCCGCGCGTGAATATCGAGCGTCTCGCTCATCCTTTGAGGCCTCCGGCGGCACCGTTCGACATCATCTTGCGCTGGACGATGAAGGTGAAGATTAGCACGGGCAGCAGCTGGACCGTCGCGGCGGCGAAAACCTCGCCCCAGGTCGAACGGCCTTCGCCGATACTCGCCAGCATGTCGGCGAGCACGACGGGGGCGGTGACCGAGCGCGCGGTCGTCAGCACCAATGCGAATAGGTAATCGTTCCACACGAACAGCGTCGTGAAGATCGCGACCGTGACGATGCCGGGCAGCAGCAGCGGCAAGGTCACGCGCCGGAACGCCTGGATTCCGGTGCAGCCATCGATCAACGCGGCTTCCTCCAACTCGCGCGGGATGCCGTCGATCATGGTTTTCAGCAGCAGGACGGCCAAACTGAACTCCATCGCCGCGTAGACGAGAATCAGGCCAAGTTTCGAATCGTCGAGGCCGATCGCGCTGAAGATCGGAAACAGCGGCACGGTGATGACCAAGGGCGGCAGCATCTTCATGGCAAAGAGCGACATCGCCGATTTGCCGACCCCGCCATGCTGGGACATTCGCGAAAAGGCCCAAGCGGCGGGCAGCGACACGGCGAGAACGAGGGCGATCGAGCCGATCGTCACGGCAAGCGAGTTGATCAAGCCGTCCGTGAATTTCGGCCAGTTGCGGAACAGATCGGTGTAATTGCCGAACGTGGGTTCGAAGATCACGATCGGCTTGTAGGAGAAGATGTCGCGCGGCAGCTTGAACGACGACACCGCGACCACGATGATCGGGAAGATCGCCAGCAACACGAAGAAGGCGATCGTCGCGAGCTGCCACGGCGTGGCGCGTTCGGCTTGGTCGTTCATGCGGCTTCCTTCGGGGCGAAGGATTCGCGATAGAGCCGCACCATCGCCCAGGACGACACCACGGCGGTCAGCAGCAACATCAACCATGCGATCGATGCGGCGCGGCCGAACTCCCAATAAACGAAACCGATCTTGTAGAGATGCACGGACAGGATTTCCGACGCGTCCACCGGACCGCCTTTGGTCAGGATCCACACCACGCCGAAAGCACGGAAGGTGATGATGATGCGGAACACGACGGCGATCAAAAATGCGGGCCGGATCATCGGCCAGGTCAGATAACGGAAACGCTGGAACGGCGTGGCGCCGTCGATCTCGCCCGCCTCGTAGATCTCGCGCGGGAAGGCGGCGCGCACGGGATAGAGCATGACCAGCACATGCGGCATGCCCGCCCAGAACTCGATCAGTGCCACGACGATCAGTGCCGTGCCCGCCTCGGTGAGCCACGGGATACGGCCCAAGCCCATCAGATTGGTGACGTAGTTCACCGGGCCGACATTGAAGTCGAGCAGATAGGCCCAGATCGTCGCCGTGACTGCGTGGCTCATCGCGATGGGCGCGATCAGGCAGGCGATGGCAAGCCCGCGCATCGGAATGCGGCGGATCAGCAGGCAGGCGAGCAGCAAGCCGACCGCGGCCTCGAGCACCACGGCGATGGCGACGAAGATCAGCGTGCGCAAGGCCGCCGCCCAGAACGAGGCGGAGCCCAGCGTGCGCATGTAATTCACTTCGCCGATCCAGCGCGGATCGCGGCCGATCGAGTAATCGGTGAAGCTCAGCGCCAGTGCCACGATCTCCGGCAACGCCACGATCGCGGCGAGCAGGGCGTAAAGCGGGGCGACCAGCGCCCACGCGTGCAAGGCTTTGGACGGTGCTTTGATCACGAGGCGGCGAGGATCAGATGATCTTTATAAGGCCGGCCTTTGAGGTCGGCGGCGGTCGGCTGCGGCGCCTGCGGAATGGCGAAGCGCTCGATCGGGCCTTCCCAGAAACGCGTCGATCCATTGGCCAGGCGATAA encodes:
- a CDS encoding lipoate--protein ligase family protein codes for the protein MRRVLRIVDTGVRPSRWNVAASAALAESGDEGLLRFHRYVPCVLLGNGQKFADAARKGPWEIARRVTGGGAVYMDPGILAWDLFVDGRDPKVFAATVGKAITSAVTQLGVRADYVSPHDVRVGGEKISGSSGLVAGARLMLQGTLVATLDREAFAKSLVMPGPVRVASLSEFLTPLPPMDAILEAVADALCAALNRDAAPGDLTDAENAAIDATYRGEIGTDVFVFGTEASCAAS
- a CDS encoding DsrE/DsrF/DrsH-like family protein; translated protein: MRRLLIVLMNTDPRNPEELGAPFYHASVAAAMDYKVDVVCTATAGKLLLKGVAEKLRTRPDSPRSVLDWIREAHGHGVKFWACPANLELFGVTKDDLIPECEGVMGAAAMIEQIMEGDGRVLTY
- a CDS encoding glycine cleavage system protein H — encoded protein: MATIDGIEYPEHLHYDVDNQIWYEDLGDGTLRAGFTPISISLAGDVLVFTPKRVGRDFEKNRSFATIECGKWVGAARAAFPGIVVAANPELDNRPKFLNLDAFGKGWMLIVRPSIPNWRDGLVTGKAVQTAFKDWIDAESYKDRTDG
- the selD gene encoding selenide, water dikinase SelD; translation: MIQRAEIIRHDIVLVGGGHAHVQVMTAFGMDRPAGMRLTLVTDRLLTPYSGMLPGHIAGAYTHDETHIDLWRLARATNTRLIHAPATGLDLAEKRVAFADRPALNFDTLSIDVGITPDVSAIQGVAEHALLVKPISTFLAKFEAALHANPRPKRFAIVGGGAAGFELACALKARLARDGIADAEVALLSGAKLMPTLNTGVRLLARLALRRHAIAFHSGFRAIEVTATGVRADDGRFHEADLVLVSTAARAPSWLAKTGLKLAPDGSIAIGPTLQVEGRDDVFAVGDCATREDDPREKAGVFAVRQGPILAKNLRARATGESLEAHKAQTDFLVLLNTGDGKAIAGRGRYFAWAGARLWRWKDSIDRRFMAMFAEFGRNMARPASAEEIASGSAMRCAGCAAKIGPDPLARALSRLPVAPGPRDKILVGLGDDAAVTEIAPGIAQIETIDQISAMIADPYMFGEIAALHAINDVLAMGGDPTRAMALATVPRATPRIVESDLVALLAGARKVLDAQRIALIGGHSGEGEGLAFGLSVVGRASPEALKPKTGLVAGDVLILTKPIGVGLIMAADMRGAVHASVATAAIEAMRRSNADALPILGPIANAMTDVTGFGLAGHLMEMLRPGRLEVRLDLGAIPLLPGALDLAKTGYRSTLTAQNAVQGGMLRREADGALPDAIEEALLLDPQTSGGLLASVPEAAAKQALGLLHAAGYAQAAIIGRVNRRDTLDVAIFCEGALA
- a CDS encoding cysteine desulfurase, translated to MTGDRPIYLDNNGTTPVADDVLAAMLPYLRDEYGNASSTTDLGRRAKAAIDKAREQVAALIDADPADIVFTSGGTEASNHAIHGFAEIAPPARRKIVTSVVEHPATENACKRLERGGYSVVRLPVNRDGVVDLSVAAREIDDTTALVTIIHAQNEIGTLEPVGELAALASKFRIPVHADASQSLGKVPVSVRQWRVDALTIAGHKLYAPKGIGALYLRRVLNVPNLFDGAGQEQGRRPGTENVAYIAGLGEACAIAAKRLADDSKRLEALRERLWTRLSAAVPDLIRVAAGAATLPNTLNVLFPDAVGNDILARLPDVFASTGSACHAGDSKPSSIILALGYAPDVALGAVRLTSGRSTTEAQIDAAADKLAAAWKSLR
- a CDS encoding transglutaminase domain-containing protein, which codes for MISTDRRSLLMGTAALAAGALAPRFAAAQSPAPLAPQPGAWRKFEMTTALKIDAKNGQAQAWIPLPNFTAQDWFRPEGSTWSGNAKATTVKKDAKYGAEFLHVEWDPAERAPVVEVVSRFSTRDRAIDLAKPTNVTQLTTEERTLNLSATELIATDGIVKTTADRITAGKTTDIAKAEAIYQWIVENTARNPATRGCGVGNIKNMLEIGDLTGKCADLNALFVGLARASGLPARDVYGLRVAPSAFGYRSLGAGSANITRAQHCRAEVWLDGFGWTPVDPADVRKVILEEPPGKLAIDNAVVVSARKALFGAWEMNWAAYNVAHDVALPGSKGPKVEFLMYPQAELAGERLDCLDPDAFAYTITSKPITA
- a CDS encoding SDR family NAD(P)-dependent oxidoreductase: MTARSWFVTGGTSGIGRALVDAAIANGERATFTGRNVGAPPSPNARALPLDLADPAAVAAMAPHLADIDVLVNCAGQGLLGSIEEASEAETARLFEINFFAGLRLIRAALPHMRARQSGWIVNIGSIAARKGPAGSGLYAATKAALRAMSDALAEEVRPFGIRVMVVEPGAFRTAIAGSGRVEAAQRLPIYDATSGKRRDTVRAIDGTQAGDPVRAAEAIRAAMLAETPPACLVLGAQAHTRAVTVAKDALDELRRWEAVARGADFPPDGH
- a CDS encoding GntR family transcriptional regulator, coding for MSETLDIHARPPLQRERGYDAFETGLMEGAIQSGQFLSQREIGALTNLPERATRELIAQLIGEGLLETARQRGFKVASVDVSLIRNAFQLRRFVECGAVMEFCTSASDDELAAHRRAHEAVLAEVTPQPDAAFRERYYAVDRELHAAIIAALRNPLIENAYRVNALKIRLIRRTQVRPERFMALTIREHLAIVAACARRDRYAAADAMGVHIDNTMRRVMGLD
- a CDS encoding carbohydrate ABC transporter permease, with protein sequence MNDQAERATPWQLATIAFFVLLAIFPIIVVAVSSFKLPRDIFSYKPIVIFEPTFGNYTDLFRNWPKFTDGLINSLAVTIGSIALVLAVSLPAAWAFSRMSQHGGVGKSAMSLFAMKMLPPLVITVPLFPIFSAIGLDDSKLGLILVYAAMEFSLAVLLLKTMIDGIPRELEEAALIDGCTGIQAFRRVTLPLLLPGIVTVAIFTTLFVWNDYLFALVLTTARSVTAPVVLADMLASIGEGRSTWGEVFAAATVQLLPVLIFTFIVQRKMMSNGAAGGLKG
- a CDS encoding sugar ABC transporter permease, whose product is MIKAPSKALHAWALVAPLYALLAAIVALPEIVALALSFTDYSIGRDPRWIGEVNYMRTLGSASFWAAALRTLIFVAIAVVLEAAVGLLLACLLIRRIPMRGLAIACLIAPIAMSHAVTATIWAYLLDFNVGPVNYVTNLMGLGRIPWLTEAGTALIVVALIEFWAGMPHVLVMLYPVRAAFPREIYEAGEIDGATPFQRFRYLTWPMIRPAFLIAVVFRIIITFRAFGVVWILTKGGPVDASEILSVHLYKIGFVYWEFGRAASIAWLMLLLTAVVSSWAMVRLYRESFAPKEAA